In one Rutidosis leptorrhynchoides isolate AG116_Rl617_1_P2 chromosome 8, CSIRO_AGI_Rlap_v1, whole genome shotgun sequence genomic region, the following are encoded:
- the LOC139865024 gene encoding uncharacterized protein isoform X3, translating to MASLPAPSFIKPLLLPSEPHLPLRTDFVTKYLGNKIHEDAIITTSNGGYLWTLKIIKIGDDYCFTHGWSNVVEEIKLGFGDILLFSLVDTSTFELSIYSPEGCRKVLPPKIKVEHDADCVGVSADVDDSCMIDDDVIDCDDDVIDCDDDDDDVIDYDDDDDDDDADAYFEDEDYEKEKEDEEDDGSYDDDDDDDDSDPFFISTASKAHKSTLNDDDDDDDDDDDDDDDNDNNDDEDEVDGGGQINGGDGDHVFTVAISRLKVMRLPKEIGCLPGIEEGKKMTVRNLEGEEQKLNVWLDKSYKKEKRYALSTGWYGFKKDNNLIYGDECVFKYIRSEGKLCLIKVIKEKFTSKELVCVDVEKEDEIDIDGEDNGHPYAKFIITNKRHWRIPEKFMRLPGIDAGKSITVKGLEGENLPLRLFSKTIRSTAYNKKRYYASTGWRHFMRINKLLVGDECVVKYIRTQGILRLTKVVKNKRPPGKMLLAKALKRRKRAQTQSPAESPITEHDSDADVAVVVKKPRGRPPKQRLS from the exons ATGGCTTCTCTTCCAGCTCCATCATTCATCAAACCTTTACTACTCCCTTCTGAACCTCATCTG CCTTTGCGAACTGATTTTGTGACCAAGTATTTGGGCAACAAAATTCACGAAGACGCAATAATCACAACTTCGAATGGAGGCTATTTATGgacattaaaaattataaaaattggcGATGATTATTGTTTTACCCATGGATGGAGTAATGTTGTTGAAGAAATTAAATTGGGTTTTGGGGATATACTGTTATTTAGTCTTGTTGATACATCCACTTTTGAATTGTCGATTTATAGTCCAGAAGGTTGTCGGAAAGTTTTACCCCCTAAAATTAAGGTTGAGCATGATGCTGATTGTGTTGGTGTTAGTGCTGATGTTGATGATAGTTGtatgattgatgatgatgttatCGATTGTGATGATGATGTTATCgattgtgatgatgatgatgatgatgttattgattatgatgatgatgatgatgatgatgatgctgatgcTTATTTCGAAGATGAAGATTATGAAAAAGAGAAAGAAGATGAAGAGGATGATGgtagttatgatgatgatgatgatgatgatgat agtgATCCTTTCTTTATTTCAACAGCCTCAAAAGCCCATAAAAGTACATTG aatgatgatgatgatgatgatgatgatgatgatgatgatgatgatgacaatgataataatgatgatgaagatgaggttGATGGTGGTGGTCAAATTAATGGTGGGGATGGTGATCATGTCTTTACAGTTGCTATCTCTAGACTCAAAGTCATG CGACTTCCTAAGGAGATTGGGTGTTTGCCCGGAATAGAAGAGGGAAAAAAGATGACGGTGAGAAATCTTGAAGGAGAAGAACAGAAATTGAACGTGTGGTTGGATAAATCTTATAAGAAGGAAAAACGTTACGCCTTGTCGACGGGATGGTATGGTTTTAAAAAAGATAACAATTTGATATACGGTGATGAATGTGTGTTCAAGTACATAAGAAGCGAAGGTAAATTATGTCTTATAAAGGTCATCAAGGAAAAATTCACTTCTAAAGAACTTGTTTGTGTGGATGTGGAAAAAGAAGATGAAATTGATATTGACGGTGAAGATAACGGTCATCCTTACGCTAAGTTTATTATCACCAATAAACGTCATTGG agGATTCCAGAGAAATTTATGAGGTTGCCAGGGATAGATGCTGGAAAAAGTATAACGGTGAAGGGTCTTGAAGGAGAAAATCTTCCATTGCGTTTGTTTTCAAAAACAATTAGGTCAACAGCGTATAATAAGAAAAGGTACTACGCGTCGACTGGATGGCGTCATTTCATGAGAATTAATAAGCTATTAGTAGGAGATGAATGTGTAGTTAAGTACATCAGAACTCAAGGTATATTACGTCTAACAAAAGTCGTCAAGAACAAAAGGCCTCCAGGCAAAATGTTGCTGGCTAAAGCTCTTAAGAGGAGGAAGAGAGCGCAGACACAGTCACCTGCCGAAAGTCCGATTACTGAACACGATAGTGATGCTGATGTGGCGGTGGTGGTGAAGAAACCACGTGGTAGGCCACCTAAGCAAAGGCTATCATAG
- the LOC139865024 gene encoding uncharacterized protein isoform X1, which translates to MASLPAPSFIKPLLLPSEPHLPLRTDFVTKYLGNKIHEDAIITTSNGGYLWTLKIIKIGDDYCFTHGWSNVVEEIKLGFGDILLFSLVDTSTFELSIYSPEGCRKVLPPKIKVEHDADCVGVSADVDDSCMIDDDVIDCDDDVIDCDDDDDDVIDYDDDDDDDDADAYFEDEDYEKEKEDEEDDGSYDDDDDDDDDDDDDDDGDDSDPFFISTASKAHKSTLNDDDDDDDDDDDDDDDNDNNDDEDEVDGGGQINGGDGDHVFTVAISRLKVMRLPKEIGCLPGIEEGKKMTVRNLEGEEQKLNVWLDKSYKKEKRYALSTGWYGFKKDNNLIYGDECVFKYIRSEGKLCLIKVIKEKFTSKELVCVDVEKEDEIDIDGEDNGHPYAKFIITNKRHWRIPEKFMRLPGIDAGKSITVKGLEGENLPLRLFSKTIRSTAYNKKRYYASTGWRHFMRINKLLVGDECVVKYIRTQGILRLTKVVKNKRPPGKMLLAKALKRRKRAQTQSPAESPITEHDSDADVAVVVKKPRGRPPKQRLS; encoded by the exons ATGGCTTCTCTTCCAGCTCCATCATTCATCAAACCTTTACTACTCCCTTCTGAACCTCATCTG CCTTTGCGAACTGATTTTGTGACCAAGTATTTGGGCAACAAAATTCACGAAGACGCAATAATCACAACTTCGAATGGAGGCTATTTATGgacattaaaaattataaaaattggcGATGATTATTGTTTTACCCATGGATGGAGTAATGTTGTTGAAGAAATTAAATTGGGTTTTGGGGATATACTGTTATTTAGTCTTGTTGATACATCCACTTTTGAATTGTCGATTTATAGTCCAGAAGGTTGTCGGAAAGTTTTACCCCCTAAAATTAAGGTTGAGCATGATGCTGATTGTGTTGGTGTTAGTGCTGATGTTGATGATAGTTGtatgattgatgatgatgttatCGATTGTGATGATGATGTTATCgattgtgatgatgatgatgatgatgttattgattatgatgatgatgatgatgatgatgatgctgatgcTTATTTCGAAGATGAAGATTATGAAAAAGAGAAAGAAGATGAAGAGGATGATGgtagttatgatgatgatgatgatgatgatgatgatgatgatgatgatgatgatggtgatgatagtgATCCTTTCTTTATTTCAACAGCCTCAAAAGCCCATAAAAGTACATTG aatgatgatgatgatgatgatgatgatgatgatgatgatgatgatgacaatgataataatgatgatgaagatgaggttGATGGTGGTGGTCAAATTAATGGTGGGGATGGTGATCATGTCTTTACAGTTGCTATCTCTAGACTCAAAGTCATG CGACTTCCTAAGGAGATTGGGTGTTTGCCCGGAATAGAAGAGGGAAAAAAGATGACGGTGAGAAATCTTGAAGGAGAAGAACAGAAATTGAACGTGTGGTTGGATAAATCTTATAAGAAGGAAAAACGTTACGCCTTGTCGACGGGATGGTATGGTTTTAAAAAAGATAACAATTTGATATACGGTGATGAATGTGTGTTCAAGTACATAAGAAGCGAAGGTAAATTATGTCTTATAAAGGTCATCAAGGAAAAATTCACTTCTAAAGAACTTGTTTGTGTGGATGTGGAAAAAGAAGATGAAATTGATATTGACGGTGAAGATAACGGTCATCCTTACGCTAAGTTTATTATCACCAATAAACGTCATTGG agGATTCCAGAGAAATTTATGAGGTTGCCAGGGATAGATGCTGGAAAAAGTATAACGGTGAAGGGTCTTGAAGGAGAAAATCTTCCATTGCGTTTGTTTTCAAAAACAATTAGGTCAACAGCGTATAATAAGAAAAGGTACTACGCGTCGACTGGATGGCGTCATTTCATGAGAATTAATAAGCTATTAGTAGGAGATGAATGTGTAGTTAAGTACATCAGAACTCAAGGTATATTACGTCTAACAAAAGTCGTCAAGAACAAAAGGCCTCCAGGCAAAATGTTGCTGGCTAAAGCTCTTAAGAGGAGGAAGAGAGCGCAGACACAGTCACCTGCCGAAAGTCCGATTACTGAACACGATAGTGATGCTGATGTGGCGGTGGTGGTGAAGAAACCACGTGGTAGGCCACCTAAGCAAAGGCTATCATAG